The DNA sequence TACGGCTGGCAGCTCGTCAGTAAAAGATACAGTGAGGGGATTCCATGTCAACTTACGAAAATCGCTCGGTCCTCGCTCCCTCCGGAGCTGCTCTAGCTGTTTTTCAAACACTTTGAGGGTGTACTGAACTTTGGGCTCTGAGAAAGCAACAATGGACCCAGTATCGTCAGGGCAGAACTGTTGATGGATATCCTCGATAATATGTACTAGTTTGGCCCAGTGTATCATCACTTTGTCCGAGGGTAATGCATCCGAAGACTTCTCCAATATTTCAATGCATTCATCCATATACGGAGTCCAGCGTACGAGAAGGGTGCGTCGCAAGGAGGCAGCAACCCTACATATGTCAGAAGCTGTTCTCACAGCCAGTCTCGAAGGGGAATGCTTACTGCACAGCTAGAAAATAACAACCCAACCATGCCCGTCTAGCCTCCGCCGAATCAGGGTCCTGAGAGGGCGACTTTTTCAATATAAGGTCTTTGACCAAGGTCCATGGACGACTTTTTGGCATCGGCCTACGGTACATCCCGATATCCATAGCTAACGTCACAGCCATATGAGTCAACTGGTAAAACTTTAGCTCTTCAAAGTGGTCCGGCGGGATATACCAGTTGCAGGTCACAAGAAGTCCCTGAATTAAATCTAGTGACTTTTCGCCTTTCACAACGACTCGGTCCGCAATGACCCTGTAAAAGTCTTCAATAAGTGAAATCTGTAATCCAGGCTGAATAGGCCCCACGGCTGTAGCGATAATGGCATGGAGAAGCACCGGTTTGGTCTTCCGGATGTCTGCCATCGTGGTGCCAGGAGGAAAGACTACCATCGGGATATGGGGCGCCATATGTTTCACATATCTAGTGAAAGCTTCCGATGCCACGGCCGCGCTCACAAGGCCTCGGTCAATCACATCGACGGGCTCGTTTGCTGCGTTTGGTTTCGGCGCTGTGGTCTCTGAGCCGGAGCTTGGACGAGCATGCCATTGCCTAGAGGTATTATCTAATATCTGCTCTGTAGCAGGGCTCGGAGCACGATAGAATGAGGGCCCCACCAGACCACTGTCTCTTGGATCCTTGATCTCCCCGCTATGTCGCCGTTTACTCCCCGCCAGGCCGGTGGGTGAGCACACAGGTATAGAACCAGTCGATGCAGTATGAGTTGGCCCCAACCATCGTTTTCCAGTGTGCTCCTCACGTGGCGGGCCTGGGTACGCTGGGTGTAGTGCCGGTCCACTGCCCTGAGAGGCCTGTAAGCTTGCCGTCAATGCGTCAATCTTCCGCTCTAATTCCGCGACGCGACTATCCGTCTTCTTTTGGCGTCGACGCGTTGGGACCGTAACGACACAGGATCTTCCAGCTTTGGCACACCGTTTACAGGATGCGTTCGGGTTGCTCATGTCAGGTTCGCACCGGACCTTCAACTGCCGACATGATTCACATGCGCGTGGTCGTTTCAGCTCGGAATAAGGATCATTGGGATCGATCGATTCGAACCTATGTGTACTGCCAATGATGCTTCCAGGGCTCGCTTGGTATAGAGTATGAGTGGACTGAGGTTGTGTGACTGAGGTGCCGTAGTAGCTGGGGTCGCTAGAGGTCGAGGTCGCAGAATGCAGCTGTTCATTCGGGGAGATCTGGGAAGGAGGGTCGGGATAATCATTCGTCGGATGGGAAGACAGAGGAGCGGGATCGGCTTGTCGAGTAGCAGGTGAGGGAAGGTAAGCATGGTTCGTTCCCACTCCCTCTGGAGGGCTATTATCGCTGCCCGGACGCAGGCGCGGATCGATCTCCATCAGTTGCGGGGACTGGAGTGGATATGTCACCGTCAGCACGTCGGCCTCTCGACCGCGGCAacatgatgatgaggctTGCGATGGGTATTATTCTCAGATGCAGCAGGTGAAGCAAAGGGCACGAAGCTGCCAAGGTAAATCAAGCAGAACAGGAAGTGATACGACTTACCTGAGAGCAGTTAGACTGTGGAACAATGTATGCCTGTTGATGGAGCTGCTGGCGTGCAGTCGGCAGAATCGGCGACCGATGACCGACAGCGGCTGATCGGTTCCCACTAGTCTGTTTTGGGCCTGCTCCCGCACTATACCGCTTTGATACTCACCCAGATGAGACGGGACCGGACTTAACCCTACTTCATTGTTTTCAACAACAGATTACAACGTCATTCAAGCTCCAGGATGACATCCTTGTGTATGTAAAATCCACTGTTTGAAATGTGCAGACCTACCTGGGATCGGCTGCGGACTGCGTGCTGTATCGACACAGCCGTTTGATATAGAGATAAAGATCTGAGATAACAAAAGAGGTAACACACATGTCATGGTAGAGTAAAACGCCATCTGCAGATTGCCAGCAAGAGAGATAGAAACGAACGCCCGCTCAAACGGTTGCGAAAGAGATATCCAGCATGGAGCTTGCGCCAAAAACCCACAACCAACGCCATACTGCCAActcaggatgatgagaagagaagggtccACAAGAGCATAGAAATAAGGAGATACGAGACAGCTAGAGAGTGTgaaaatccaaaaaagcaaagcataTACAAATCGCTCAGGACACTTTATGTACCGGGCACTCTTTTTTCCGCTCGAACCATTCAACAATGCACCCTTTGTGGAACTTGCAGAGACATTCCAGTCGGACCAGCGGTTGGCCAACCTCGTACTCCTCCATGCAGATAGTGCACTCCTGCGCACTGCCATCATGCCCAAGGCAATCCTTCTCAGTAGCTGTAAAGGCGAGCATTCGCACAGGGGTGGAAGATTGCGCAACGGGACTGCTACTGTGGGAGGACGAGCGCGCTCGGGAACCATGACTTTCGATGCACTGCCTAATATGTGCTTCCCGAGCATCCTCGTTCCCGTTCACATCCAGAGGCGGAAGAACATGGTCACAAATAGGGCAAAGGTCTCGCTCGTCTACACGGCGGCGGGGATCAGAGATAGGTAGACGTATCTCCTGATTGGAAGATGTAGCGAACGACGGTCCAGCCGATAGCATCGCGCTGCCTGATGCCAAGTGAAGAGGCCGTCCCGATGCAATCGGAGACGGGGCGAGTCCAGCTGCTGATAAAGAACCGTACTCCATTGGCCGCTCTTGGAAACGCGAGCCTAAAGACCCCCCGAAACCACCGTAGAAATGATAGTCACTCGACCCCACTGTCCTGCGGGCTGAGCGAGTAGAGAAATTGTCGGGCTGCAAATAATTATCTCCAGTCAGTCACGGAAACATTTACCGACATAAAGAAGGCTAGTGTGAAACTTACGATCGAGGCGTACGGCGGGTGACGGGTCGGTGATGATAGGGAATGATAAGGACGATGGCGGGAATGGTTGGTTGATGCACTCAAACCACCCCGTATATAATCTGCACCTGACTGGGGCTCGCCTGGAGCCCGAATGGTTGTATATCCACGCGGTGGTTCTGGGTTCGGGTCCGGTACACAAGGGTTGCATAAGCGCACCTCCTCGCCACCTCCAAGAGCTGGGTTAAGGGCCGTGGGTGATTGGGCTGAGTCGTCACCTTCTAGATCAATGAGCGGCGCTACACGTGGCGGAATCAGCGTGGATGCACGGGAGCGATTGGTGTCTGGCGGATGGACAATAAATTGTCTCGGAATTGTGATCCGGTGAGGTGAACATGACGCGCACACCACCCGTCCACATTTGCGACAGTGATGTTTCCTGTACCAGAAACTGAAGGGTGTTCGACAGATCGGACAACCCGTCACCTCCGAGTCCGGCTGCCACCGCGGCCGTATATACTCTAGATAATCATTTCCCGCTCGTGACCAGGAGGTTCGGCGGTCATTTGACCGCTGAGGACGCTGGTCTGGGGGCGACGATGACAAGTCAATAGGCGTGGAGTAGGACGCACCAGGCGCAGAGCTTTCGGGTCGCATCGACGCCGCACTGGAAATAGACCTGCTATCCATCTGTGCCGTCATCCGCCCTCCCGATTCAGTCGCACTGCCGGATACTGACTGTCTCGACCAGACATCCCCCTCCGCATTGACTAATCTTCTTTTCCGGTCCGGGCCAGTTACAGTGGAGCGCCTTCTCCCAGAGCGTCTGTCAAAAGCAGGACCAGCCTCGCTTGTCATGGCGGTATCGGAGGTCGCATGGGGTCTGAATCCCGCGGGACGCCCCAGGGCGGAATATGCGGTAGAAGCACCTCCTGGTGCAGAAGCCGGGACAGAActcgacgacgatgacgacatCAACCAAGGGTGTCGTGTGGACAACGAGGTCAACGTTGGCTGTTTTCCTATCGCTGGAGAAACCAACCTCCGCCGTTTATATGACGGGCCGTCATGGACTGAGTGGCGCGACGATTCCAGGGCGAAGAACACGAAGTACAGAAGTAACGAAGACGGACACGAACACTTAGGATTGGTTTCGGGTTGGAAAAGCAAGCTTTGGTATCCCCACGACGATTGGTTTCGTTAAACGGAATAGAAGGCAGTGGCGAGAAAACAGGACGACAAGGGATGACTGAGCCAGTAATCAAGGGCTTATCAAGTACGGTTCAGGGCGGAGAGGGAGTTTCCCAAGATTCGGAGTTGATGGCAAATAAGTAGAAGTGACTCGAGGCGTGGGTGTCTCGTGACACCACAAATACAGACGCTAAAGGGGGAAATAAAGGAGAAGGAACGAGAATTGCACAATGAAGTCACGCTTGAATCGAATACGAAGTGaaggcaaaagagaaaaaaaaaatgcagaaagaagaaagggtgAGAGTCAAGGTTAGTAGTTGCCAGGCAAGTGTGCCTTACGATTAACCGCCTGTTCCTATTATTCTTCGCCGCGGGGCAACTGAGAAAATGGCGGTCCAAGATTCTAAGGCACCAAACACGAGACTGCAGCACCGTGTGACCTCCGAGTGAATTTTAAGTCATGGTGCAGTCCCACTGACAACTCTTTATATCCGTCAAATTTTCAACCTCGAAGGTCAGATGCCTTTCCCCCTTGCTGAGGAACTGAAGAAATCTTTCAATTGTCAGGGCACTATGGGTTCTCTGCGAAACTTTGATACCAATAGCGTTTGCCACTTCGGCTTATCATAACCGATACTGATCCACTCTTGCTTCTGGACGGATACTCATACTAAGGAATTTGATTCAGGGCTATATAGCTAGAAAAGAAGTATGCCATTATGCCAGTCGAGCTGACCAATAATAACCTCACGGTAGTTAAAAAGAACTATTCCCGAATACTTCATACATGAATTGAACGCTCCACAATATACAAGACGAAGAGCTTCTGAATTAGAAGGCTTTTCCCGATCACGATTAGCTGTTCTTACAGGCACAGTGGAATGCCATCGAATTAAACGTAGAGGAAATAAGGcagaaaaagtaagaaaagaTAAGGGGGGAAATGGTAGGACGGGCAGGTATTTTGCTGGCCGTGATGTATATGTAAAGGAGATCCAAACGTATATCAGAACGCCAGGTACAACTCTTTTCCGATGGCACCAAACGAAGAATAGTAAAAGGAAATTCGTCACCTTGATATCAAGTACAAATAGAATAGCGCAGAATATACACGCTGACAGATTGACGGATATATCGTTAGGATAGAAGTGCAACTTGGTGCACTAAATATACTGCTTCAATTGGAGCACGGGGCTTAATGACTTCCCTCAGGATGGTGCGGTTCATCAACGAGCTCGGCGGCACTTCCAGTGAAAGACGGTTCATCCGGGCTAGCTTCATGGATATAGTCCCGGGTGCGATGCTGGGCGACGTACCCCATGCTTGAGGGTCGCTCGGTACCGTTCCCGTGCTGCCggcttgaggatgttgacGCGGTTGTTGAGGCTATAGAGAAATTGCGATCCCGTGAAGGGGAACTAGCAGCACTAAACGGCAATCGGCCGGTACCGGACGAGGAAGGATGCAACTGAGGAGCCGGGTAATGGGCCTCCTCCGAAACAGCTTTGGTCACAATGGGAAGAGATCTGTGAGATGCAGTGTCACCCTCTAAAGCCAACGATCGAGAATCGCGTCGAGAAGGTCGCGAGGCCTGTGGGGCCCCTGAAGGTGAGCTATGCTGGGAGCCGATGCGACTGGGCAGTTCAATAGCCGCGCCGGACTCAACTTGAGGCAGGCTTATCAGCGCCTCGCGTGTTCGGTTGTTGTCATCACTATCTGTATCTGGATATGATCGGTCGCTTCCTGAGACTCGACGGCTGTGCCCTGCGGTAGCCTGGTCGTCAGGCTCATCTCGGTATGGCTCGTGGACATCATCCCCTTCAGGAAGCAGACCAGGTGGGGGTGCCCTTGCGCTACGAACAACTTCGAATCCCTTGCCGCTTTCTTTAGTCTTTCCTCGGAACAGGTTGCGGAAAAAGCCGGTCGCAGAAGATACAGGTCCGGTGGGATCTGCAGGGCCAGTTTTTAGTTTACGCGTGCCGCTTTGGGACAGTGGCGGACCGCGGACACGGTAGTAGAAGTCGACCTCGCGAACAGCGTAATCTTTGCGGGACTGTCGAGgatcatccaaatcaagaTCATCTTTTGGCGCAGGAATGTAGGCTGGCACGGGGGTGCCCCGCCCAGACATGGGGCCCTCGATTATATCATCATCAGCGTCGCTGCCTGCCCGTTGCCGAGCGCCCGTTCTACCTTTCTCGCCTCCACTCATATCCACTCTTTTATTGCGAGGCCTGGGAGGCCGGTAGTAGGGGTCGTGCGCTTGCATAGCAAAAAGAGGACCGCTTTTTGGAGAATTACTTCCTGTTGTCTGGTAGCCTGCACCCTGGAAAGTAGGGTTGCTACCAGGAGTGGTGGGTGTAAATAGACCACTGCTATTGGCCCGACTATGGGTACCTCCATGGGCACTGCCCGACTCATAAAAGGCGCTGGTTCTGCCCT is a window from the Aspergillus oryzae RIB40 DNA, chromosome 6 genome containing:
- a CDS encoding putative C6 transcription factor (War1) (predicted protein); translation: MEIDPRLRPGSDNSPPEGVGTNHAYLPSPATRQADPAPLSSHPTNDYPDPPSQISPNEQLHSATSTSSDPSYYGTSVTQPQSTHTLYQASPGSIIGSTHRFESIDPNDPYSELKRPRACESCRQLKVRCEPDMSNPNASCKRCAKAGRSCVVTVPTRRRQKKTDSRVAELERKIDALTASLQASQGSGPALHPAYPGPPREEHTGKRWLGPTHTASTGSIPVCSPTGLAGSKRRHSGEIKDPRDSGLVGPSFYRAPSPATEQILDNTSRQWHARPSSGSETTAPKPNAANEPVDVIDRGLVSAAVASEAFTRYVKHMAPHIPMVVFPPGTTMADIRKTKPVLLHAIIATAVGPIQPGLQISLIEDFYRVIADRVVVKGEKSLDLIQGLLVTCNWYIPPDHFEELKFYQLTHMAVTLAMDIGMYRRPMPKSRPWTLVKDLILKKSPSQDPDSAEARRAWLGCYFLAVQVAASLRRTLLVRWTPYMDECIEILEKSSDALPSDKVMIHWAKLVHIIEDIHQQFCPDDTGSIVAFSEPKVQYTLKVFEKQLEQLRRERGPSDFPVFTQAEYIVNLYLHEGAMHVDYSEDQKSLGDDHSSPTSAAHMNALSTCLTSIHQAIDTICSVDIKDLISLPVFALARTSFTVVALIKLYSIVSSPETHIGQVIDVASLKTEYYLDRVIEHYTRAGEQAGGRTPAKFSVVLSMLRGWFLKRKDHGLALRDAFGGGLRPMNCGHDKAACQSAAEKYPRNTGTTPLHLLSEVAMGEPQNRPSSGQGPCPSSTADYTPSASGPVSQTPSSDLVSQAQPPLGPSPAPTAGGTTDSDPWAQYPAPTRQFYPPLTSTYQDIPASGYPDPSVNGNMAMPWPVQGFFVPELGMQVGFEPENLYALENMLGDGFFNLPLPTEGSGYY